The stretch of DNA CCTCCCCAACCCCCGCCGCCCGCAACAACAAAGCCAGGCCCGAGGCCCCACTCCCGGGTTCATGCTCCCTGTCCGCCCCAGCCCGCAACAGCTGGGCGAGATCTGCACCCACACCACCGGCTTCGCGCTCCCCTGCCCCTGCCCCTGCCCCCAGCAGCAAAGCCAGGTCCGCGGCCCCACTCCCGGGTACGTGCTCTCTGTCCGCCGCCGCCCGCAACAACTGGGCGAAACCCGCACCCTCAGCCTCACGCACCCCCGCCGCCGCCCGAAACAACCGGACGAGGCCCCCACCCGCACCCGCACCCTCACCCTCCCCGACCTCCGCCGCCGCCCGCACCAACAAAGCCAGGTCCGCCCCCGCCCCCTCAGGCTCATGCTCCCCGGCCGCCGCCGCGAGCAGCAGTAGGGCGCGGGTGTGGTGGGGGAGTTCGTCGATGTGGGTGGCGTAGGCGGCGAGGACGGCTTCGCCGCCGGGGAGCGGGTCAGGGAGCGGAGTGCGGCCGGACAGTTGGCCGGGGGTGAGGGCCGCGACGAGCGCGGAGAGCAGGCGCGGGTTGCCCGCTGCCTCGCGGATCAGCCAGGCTCCGACCACCGGGTCGGCCGAGCCGCGGGTCAGCCGGTCGAGCAGGGCGGCAGCCGCACTGTCGTCGAGCGGGCCCAGGCGCACGGTCGCGAGGCCGCCCAACTCGCCCGCCCTGGTGTGGTGTTCAGTGAGGGTGAGTATGACGCCGACTGAGCTCTCGGCGGGCAGGCGGCGCAGGTCGGCCAAGAGAGCGGACCGGGCCGCCGGGCACCAAGTGTGCGCGTCGTCGATGCAGACCAGCAGCGGTCCCTCCCTCGGCAGCGCCGCCGGGGCCGTGGGCCGCACCGACGGGACCGGGTCGCAGATCGCCCGCGCGTACTCCACGAGCGCGCTGCGCCCGAGGCCGGGCTGCGCGACGAGGGCAAGCACGCCGCCTCGGCCTGCCCGCAAGCGCCCCACCAGGGATTCCACCGCGGCGATCTCCTCGCGGCGGCCGTGCAGCTCGGGAGCCCTGAGCACGCCGGGTACGGTCGTCGAAAGGGTCACGCCCGCACGTTACTTCCGCGTAACACGGCCCGGAAGCCCCGCGTCCATCGCACTGGGCACGCCACCAGCGGCAGCCTCGTCCGGGTGTGCGCGGGCACAGTCCGGAGGCGGGGGCACGGCACGCGTCGTCCGCCGCCGATTAGCCGGCGACGGACGGCGGGCCCCCATGACGGGTCATCAGGATCAGGAGCCGTGCGGGCAGTTGCCCCGGTACTCCTCGATCGTGAGGCTCGGCCTCGGCAGCGGGCACAGGAACTGTTCGTAGCGGGTGTCGTTGTCGATGAACCGCTTCAGCCAGGAGATGCTGTACTTCGCGATCGTCGTGTTGGACGAGTTCGGCGTGAAGTGGGTGGCGCCGTTGAGCTCCAGGTACGCCTTGTCCAGGGTGCTCGGCAGTGACTGGTAGAACGGCTCGGAGTGGGAGGACACGGGCGCGACGGTGTCACCGTCCGCGCCGACCACCAGCGTCGGTGTCCGCAGCTCGGGCCAGGTCTTGTCGGCGTTCCAGCCGGTCAGCGGGATCGCCGCCTTCAGCGAGGTACGGCTCTTGGCGGCCTCCAGGCTGCCGCCGCCGCCCATCGAGTGCCCCATCACACCCAGCCGGGAGGCGTCGACGCGGCCCCGCACCGAGCTGGACTTCGTCAAGTAGTCCAGCGCGGCCAGAAGTTGGCGTCCCCGGCTGTCGGGCTGGTCGAGCGTCGTGTTGGTGTCGATGGTGAAGACCACGAAGCCCTGGGAGGCGAGCCGCGGCCCGAGCCAGGCGATGCTCGACTGGTAGGCGGTGAAGCCCGGGGAGATGACGACCGCGCCGAAGGTGCCGTCGGCGGTGGACGACGGGTAGTAGACCGTGCCGCCGCCGAAGCCGGACACGCTCAGCGACGAGACGCTGGTCTGCGAGACGGCGTACGAGCCGCGCGCGGCCTCGATGCTGGAGACGGTGGGTGCGGGGCCGCGCTCGTACGGGTTGTCCGCGGCGGCCTGGGCGCCGGGCGCGAGGCCGGTGCCAAGGAGGCCCGCGGTGGCGACCGCGGCGGCCAGAGCGGCCCGCATCACAGGGCGGGAGAAGACGTGCAGGCGCACGGAGGGGTCCTCTCGGTAGTGGCGGAGCCACCCGGGAGAGGGAGGTACACCCCGGTGGAGACCGCCGTGTTCGTTGGCGGTCCCCACCGTGGTGGCGCCGACGGGGTGCCGACATCGGCGAAATCACCGGTGTCGCGCACGGATGCCGTCCGCCGGCACGGGGACGGATGTCAGCCGCGCAGGGGGCCCTCGCACGTGTAGTGCGACGTCCCGGCGCGGCCGTTGGCCCAGATGTCCACCTCGCCGAAGGCGCAGTTCATGTCGGTGAGGTTGTTGTCGCCGCCCGCGGCCCGGTCGAGGATGAAGAAGTCGACGGTCTCGGACATGTCCTTGAAGACGAGGTCGGGGCTTGCCGCGTCACGGAGGTTCGCGGTGACCCGGCCGGTGCACACGAACCGCGGGCGGCCCGGCGCGCTGATGGAGCGGCACTCGGGCGTGATGCCGGTCGTCGCGACGAACGAGGAGCGGACCTGCTCGGCCGTGCTGTCACGCAGCTGGTCGACGGGGACGTACTCGGTGTCGGGCACGAACAGGTCGTCCACGTGGGCGATCTGCTTGTCGAGGAAGGCGTCGTAGGCGCTCTGCAGCCCTGAGTCCCGGCCCAGGCGGTCGCGCCACGCGTCGAAGGCACCCGGGTCGTCGGAGCGCAGGTGGCGGTACATCTCCTTGATCTGCGCGGGGCGTTCGGTCCACAGGAACTCGAAGAAGGCACCCGCGTAGTCGTAGAAGCGGAAGCCGTCACCGTCGTAGGTGGCGTGCAGCAACTGGTTCACGCTCATGCGCGGTCCGCCGCCCGCGGTGTCGTCGATGATGCCCTGGATCAGGGACTTGCGGACCTTGATGCCGTCGTCGCGCGTGGCACCGTCGAAGAACTCCGCCGTGCCCTCGTCCATCGCGGTCGTCCGGTCACCCTCGTACCACGGCCCCTCGCCGAAGAAGCCGGGCACCGCCCAGCGGCCGTTGAGGTAGTGCGTGTACTCGTGGCGGAACAGCTCCTCGAGCGTCAGCGAGGAGTCCTGGGGAACACGCCGCTGGTAGGTGTAGAAGGTCGCGCCCCTCTCGATGTACACGCCGCCGTTGTCGGTGCCCATGCCGGTCAGCAGCGGATGGTAGTTCTCGTAGTCGGCGCGGGATGCGTAAAGGACCGTGGTCAGGCTTGCGTTGGGGTCGCCCTTGAGTGGCTCCTGGGTGCCGACGACGCGGTGGAACTGGGCCTTGACCTGCTTGCTCGCGTAGTAGAGCTGGTCGACGGTGGCGCGGTCGAGGGCGGTGCGGACCTTCATTCCGCCCTCGTCGTACACGTAGGTCTGCGGGAAGACGCGGCGCTCGATGTCGTCCCTGCACACCTTGTACGGCTTGCAGGCCTCGAACTCGATCAGCCAGGTGACGACCTTCGCCCACGGTGCGCTGCCGTCACCGAAGTTGCGTGCGGTGGTGTCCAGGAGCGGGCCGAGCCCGGCGACGATCTCGGTGCGCAGGGCGTCGATCTGGCCCATGCGCCCGTACTCGCTCACTGCGTCGCGCACCACCCAGGCGTTGGGCTTGCCCTTGAGGTGGGTGTGCCCGGCGAACGCCTTGAAGGCCGCGCGGTAGGAGGGGTCGGCGGCCACCGCGGCGCGGAAGGCGGTGTCCTGGTTGCCGGGGTGAATACCGAGGTAGTTCAGGGTGAGCGCGGAGAGGGCGGCGCCGGCCCAGCGGCTGTCCTGGGCGGTGTCGGGATGAGCGGCGTCCATCGTCGCCAGGACCCGCTTGACGAGCGGGAGTTGATACTGACGCAGCCCTGCCGCGCTGGCCGCGGTGAGCGCCTCGCGGAGCGTCTCGGCGTTGGAGCGGGTGGCGTCGAAGGCGTGGGCGGCCGTGCCGAAGGCGTCCACGGCCCGGCGCATGGCGGCCAGGGTCGCCGGGTCGGTGAGGTCGACCTCGTCGTGCGAGAAGCCCTGGTAGGAGACGGCGTGCAGGTAGGTGAACATCTCAAGGAGATGGCTGCCGTTGGTGCCGTCGTGGGATGCGGCGAGCTGGGTGACGCGCTGGGAGACGGCCTGGATGTGCGCGGCCGACATGACCGGGGCGAGGCGCCGGTCCCAGTTCCAGATGAGACCCCGCAGACAGCCGTCGGCGGTGACGGCCGGATCGGCGAGGAAGTCGACGAACTGAGCGGGCGACAGGCCCGTGACGCCGTCGAGGGTGCACGGCACCAACGCCTTGCCGACCGTGGCGCGGGGCACGTCGGCCGTGACCCTCGCCTTGTCCGTACGGGGGCCGGGGACGCGGCCTTCGGTGAGTCCGCCGGGCGCCGGGAGCTTCCGGGCGGCGGGCTTCGGGGCCTTGGCGCGGCGGTCGACCCGGTCGAAGGGGCTCGGCGCCTCAGGTCCCGGCGCGGCGGGTGACGCGGTGGCCGGGCGCCGGTCGGGCGCGGGGGCGTCCGCGGAGGCGGCCGGCGCGGCGGTGGCGCACAGCGTCACGGATATCGCCGCGGCGACCACGGATCTGCGCAGGGTAGTACGGGACTGGTGCACGACAGGCTCCTGATGTGTGGGAGGTGGGGCAAGCGGTGCGTGCGCGCACGGCGCTGGGCCGTCTGCCTCAACTGCCGGTCAGCTGGGGCAACTTGAGGAGAGCGGGCCGCGCCATGTGATGCGTAACGTAGTAATGTGAAATGGTACTGACAACCCCTCAGACACTGGGTGAATCACAACTCCCTTGCCGCACCTGGGCGTTCACCCTGCTCGCGGGCTCTGACGGCGCACCGGATCCTGGGGGGAGAACAAGGTGACCTTGTACGCTGGTGCACCACTCGGGGCGGGCACGTGGGCCACGGCCTGCGGGGCCACGAAGGGATCACCACCATGGGGCACCTCACACAGCGCACCCTCGTCACTCCCCGGGAGCGGTTGCGCGATCAGGTCGCCCACCATCTGCGGGCCGCGCTGATATCGGGCGAACTGAGGCCCGGCGAGGTCTACTCGGCGCCCGTCCTCGCCGAGGACTTCGGG from Streptomyces sp. BA2 encodes:
- the bdeA gene encoding bis(hydroxyethyl) terephthalate hydrolase; this encodes MRAALAAAVATAGLLGTGLAPGAQAAADNPYERGPAPTVSSIEAARGSYAVSQTSVSSLSVSGFGGGTVYYPSSTADGTFGAVVISPGFTAYQSSIAWLGPRLASQGFVVFTIDTNTTLDQPDSRGRQLLAALDYLTKSSSVRGRVDASRLGVMGHSMGGGGSLEAAKSRTSLKAAIPLTGWNADKTWPELRTPTLVVGADGDTVAPVSSHSEPFYQSLPSTLDKAYLELNGATHFTPNSSNTTIAKYSISWLKRFIDNDTRYEQFLCPLPRPSLTIEEYRGNCPHGS
- a CDS encoding collagenase; this encodes MHQSRTTLRRSVVAAAISVTLCATAAPAASADAPAPDRRPATASPAAPGPEAPSPFDRVDRRAKAPKPAARKLPAPGGLTEGRVPGPRTDKARVTADVPRATVGKALVPCTLDGVTGLSPAQFVDFLADPAVTADGCLRGLIWNWDRRLAPVMSAAHIQAVSQRVTQLAASHDGTNGSHLLEMFTYLHAVSYQGFSHDEVDLTDPATLAAMRRAVDAFGTAAHAFDATRSNAETLREALTAASAAGLRQYQLPLVKRVLATMDAAHPDTAQDSRWAGAALSALTLNYLGIHPGNQDTAFRAAVAADPSYRAAFKAFAGHTHLKGKPNAWVVRDAVSEYGRMGQIDALRTEIVAGLGPLLDTTARNFGDGSAPWAKVVTWLIEFEACKPYKVCRDDIERRVFPQTYVYDEGGMKVRTALDRATVDQLYYASKQVKAQFHRVVGTQEPLKGDPNASLTTVLYASRADYENYHPLLTGMGTDNGGVYIERGATFYTYQRRVPQDSSLTLEELFRHEYTHYLNGRWAVPGFFGEGPWYEGDRTTAMDEGTAEFFDGATRDDGIKVRKSLIQGIIDDTAGGGPRMSVNQLLHATYDGDGFRFYDYAGAFFEFLWTERPAQIKEMYRHLRSDDPGAFDAWRDRLGRDSGLQSAYDAFLDKQIAHVDDLFVPDTEYVPVDQLRDSTAEQVRSSFVATTGITPECRSISAPGRPRFVCTGRVTANLRDAASPDLVFKDMSETVDFFILDRAAGGDNNLTDMNCAFGEVDIWANGRAGTSHYTCEGPLRG